In Pseudomonas sp. GCEP-101, one DNA window encodes the following:
- a CDS encoding replication-associated recombination protein A, translating to MDLFRSAPVSQPLAARLRATSLDEYVGQEHLLARGKPLREALEQGALHSMIFWGPPGVGKTTLAKLLAQVTDAHFETISAVLSGVKEIRQSVEVAKQHAAQYGRRTILFVDEVHRFNKSQQDAFLPYVEDGTLIFIGATTENPSFELNNALLSRARVYVLKSLDEAALRRLVERALTEEKGLGKRNLSLPDDSFAILMAAADGDGRRLLNLLENASDLAEDNGEISAELLQNLLGDSRRRFDKGGEAFYDQISALHKSVRGSSPDGALYWYARMLDGGCDPLYIARRVVRMASEDIGNADPRALTLCLHAWDVQERLGSPEGELAIAQAIVYLACAPKSNAVYNAYNTARRDVAESGSLEVPLHLRNAPTKLMKNLGYGDEYRYAHDEPDAYAAGEDYFPESMEPRQYYQPVPRGLELKIGEKLRHLASLDKASSRRRRKS from the coding sequence GTGGATCTGTTCCGCTCCGCCCCCGTTTCCCAGCCCCTGGCCGCGCGCCTGCGCGCGACCAGCCTGGACGAGTACGTCGGTCAGGAGCACCTGCTCGCCCGCGGCAAGCCGCTGCGCGAGGCGCTGGAACAGGGCGCGCTGCACTCGATGATCTTCTGGGGGCCGCCCGGGGTCGGCAAGACCACCCTGGCCAAGCTCCTGGCCCAGGTCACCGATGCGCATTTCGAGACCATCTCGGCGGTGCTCTCGGGCGTGAAGGAAATCCGCCAGTCGGTGGAAGTGGCCAAGCAGCACGCCGCACAGTATGGCCGCCGCACCATCCTCTTCGTCGACGAGGTGCACCGCTTCAACAAGAGCCAGCAGGATGCCTTCCTGCCCTACGTGGAAGACGGCACGCTGATCTTCATCGGTGCGACCACCGAGAACCCATCCTTCGAGCTGAACAATGCACTGCTTTCCCGTGCCCGCGTCTACGTGCTGAAAAGCCTGGACGAAGCGGCCCTGCGCCGGCTGGTGGAGCGTGCGTTGACCGAAGAGAAGGGCCTGGGCAAGCGCAACCTGAGCCTGCCCGACGACAGCTTCGCGATTCTCATGGCTGCCGCCGACGGCGATGGCCGGCGCCTGCTCAACCTGCTGGAGAACGCCTCCGACCTCGCCGAGGACAACGGCGAGATCAGCGCCGAACTGCTGCAGAACCTGCTGGGCGATTCGCGCCGGCGCTTCGACAAGGGTGGCGAAGCCTTCTACGACCAGATCAGTGCGCTGCACAAATCGGTGCGCGGCTCCAGCCCCGATGGCGCGCTGTATTGGTATGCGCGCATGCTCGATGGCGGCTGTGATCCGCTATACATCGCCCGCCGCGTGGTGCGCATGGCCAGCGAGGACATCGGCAACGCCGACCCGCGCGCCCTGACACTGTGCCTCCACGCCTGGGATGTGCAGGAGCGCCTCGGCAGCCCCGAAGGCGAGCTGGCGATTGCGCAGGCTATCGTCTATCTGGCCTGTGCGCCCAAGAGCAATGCAGTCTACAACGCTTACAACACGGCGCGCCGTGACGTGGCGGAGAGCGGTTCGCTGGAAGTGCCGCTGCATCTGCGCAACGCACCGACCAAGCTGATGAAGAACCTGGGCTATGGCGACGAGTACCGCTATGCCCATGATGAGCCGGATGCCTATGCGGCCGGGGAAGATTACTTCCCCGAGTCCATGGAGCCGCGCCAGTATTACCAACCCGTGCCGCGCGGGCTTGAACTGAAGATCGGCGAAAAGCTGCGCCACCTGGCCAGCCTCGACAAGGCCAGTTCCCGCCGTCGCAGAAAATCCTGA
- the lolA gene encoding outer membrane lipoprotein chaperone LolA: MRLIRLLFVAALAVAGVQAHADEAAAQRLSGMLTKAQTMTARFSQLTLDGSGTRLQETAGTLGLKRPGLFRWHTDAPNEQLLISNGEKIWLYDPDLEQVTIQKLDQRLTQTPALLLSGDVSKIGQSFDITAKDGGNVVDFTLKPKSKDTLFDSLRISFRSGVVNDMQLIDSVGQRTNILFFDVKMNEAIDAKQFVFEVPKGVDVIQE, from the coding sequence ATGCGTCTGATCCGCCTGTTGTTCGTTGCTGCGCTGGCTGTCGCCGGCGTCCAGGCCCATGCCGACGAAGCTGCTGCGCAGCGCCTGAGCGGGATGCTCACCAAGGCCCAGACCATGACCGCGCGCTTCTCCCAGCTGACCCTGGATGGCAGCGGCACCCGCCTGCAGGAAACCGCCGGCACCCTGGGCCTCAAGCGGCCGGGCCTGTTCCGTTGGCACACCGATGCGCCGAACGAGCAACTGCTCATCTCCAATGGCGAGAAGATCTGGCTGTACGACCCGGACCTGGAGCAGGTGACCATCCAGAAGCTCGACCAGCGCCTGACCCAGACGCCGGCCCTGCTGCTCTCCGGCGATGTGTCGAAGATCGGCCAAAGCTTCGACATCACCGCCAAAGACGGCGGCAACGTGGTCGACTTCACCCTCAAGCCGAAATCCAAGGACACCCTGTTCGACAGCCTGCGGATTTCCTTCCGCAGCGGCGTGGTGAACGACATGCAGCTGATCGACAGCGTCGGCCAGCGCACCAACATCCTGTTCTTCGACGTGAAGATGAACGAGGCGATAGACGCCAAGCAGTTCGTCTTCGAAGTGCCCAAGGGCGTCGACGTCATCCAGGAGTGA
- the ftsK gene encoding DNA translocase FtsK yields the protein MKDTTASHAAAWRQQLHYRLKEGALIALGALCLYLWMALLTYDSSDPGWSHSSHVEQVQNAAGRLGALSADILFMVLGYFAYLFPLLLAVKTYQVFRKRHLPWEWSGWLFSWRLIGLVFLVLSGSALAYIHFHTSGAHMPATAGGALGESLGQLGINALNVQGSTLLFLALFLFGMTVFADLSWFKVMDVTGKITLDLFELIHNATNRWWSARSEHKQLVAQLREVDERVAEVAAPIVADRREQAKVKERLIEREEALVKSVQEREKRVAPKIDVPPPPSKPVEPSKRVLKEKQAPLFVDTAVEGTLPPLSILDPAAEKKQSYSPESLEAMSRLLEIKLKEFGVEVIVESVHPGPVITRFEIQPAAGVKVSRISNLAKDLARSLAVISVRVVEVIPGKTTVGIEIPNEDRQMVRFSEVLMTPEYDEHKSTVPLALGHDIGGNPIITDLAKMPHLLVAGTTGSGKSVGVNAMLLSILFKSTPEEARLIMIDPKMLELSIYEGIPHLLCPVVTDMKEAANALRWSVAEMERRYKLMAAMGVRNLAGFNRKVKDAEEAGTPLTDPLYRRESMEDEAPLLQTLPTIVVVVDEFADMMMIVGKKVEELIARIAQKARAAGIHLILATQRPSVDVITGLIKANIPTRIAFQVSSKIDSRTILDQGGAEQLLGHGDMLYLPPGTGLPIRVHGAFVSDDEVHRVVEAWKLRGAPNYIEDILAGAEEGGGGSFEGGGGGEGGEGSEDDPLYDEAVRFVTESRRASISAVQRKLKIGYNRAARMIEAMEMAGVVTPMNTNGSREVIAPAPIRD from the coding sequence TTGAAGGACACCACAGCAAGCCATGCCGCCGCCTGGCGCCAGCAACTGCATTACCGTCTGAAGGAAGGGGCTCTGATCGCGCTCGGCGCGCTCTGCCTGTACCTGTGGATGGCACTGCTCACCTACGATTCCTCCGATCCGGGCTGGAGCCACTCCAGTCACGTCGAGCAGGTGCAGAACGCGGCCGGCCGCCTGGGCGCGCTCAGCGCCGACATCCTGTTCATGGTGCTGGGCTATTTCGCCTACCTGTTCCCGCTGCTGCTGGCGGTGAAGACCTATCAGGTCTTCCGCAAGCGCCACCTGCCGTGGGAGTGGAGCGGCTGGCTCTTCTCCTGGCGCCTGATCGGCCTGGTGTTCCTGGTGCTGTCGGGCTCTGCGCTGGCCTACATCCACTTCCATACCAGCGGTGCCCATATGCCGGCCACGGCCGGCGGTGCCCTGGGCGAAAGCCTCGGCCAACTGGGTATCAACGCGCTGAACGTGCAGGGCAGTACGCTGCTGTTCCTGGCGCTGTTCCTGTTCGGCATGACGGTGTTCGCCGATCTGTCCTGGTTCAAGGTGATGGACGTCACCGGCAAGATCACCCTCGACCTCTTCGAGCTGATCCACAACGCCACCAATCGCTGGTGGAGCGCCCGTAGTGAGCACAAGCAACTGGTCGCTCAGCTTCGCGAAGTCGACGAGCGCGTGGCTGAAGTCGCCGCACCCATCGTGGCCGACCGCCGCGAGCAGGCCAAGGTCAAGGAGCGCCTGATCGAGCGCGAGGAAGCGCTGGTCAAGAGCGTGCAAGAGCGCGAGAAGCGCGTGGCGCCGAAGATCGACGTCCCGCCGCCGCCCTCCAAACCGGTCGAGCCGAGCAAGCGCGTGCTGAAGGAAAAGCAGGCACCGCTGTTCGTCGATACCGCCGTGGAAGGTACCCTGCCGCCGCTGTCGATCCTCGACCCGGCCGCGGAAAAGAAACAGAGCTACTCGCCCGAGTCCCTGGAGGCCATGTCGCGCCTGCTGGAAATCAAGCTCAAGGAGTTCGGCGTCGAGGTCATCGTCGAATCCGTGCATCCGGGCCCGGTGATCACCCGTTTCGAAATCCAGCCAGCCGCTGGCGTGAAGGTCAGCCGCATTTCCAACCTGGCCAAGGACCTGGCGCGCTCGCTGGCAGTCATCAGCGTGCGCGTGGTGGAAGTCATCCCCGGCAAGACCACCGTCGGCATCGAGATTCCCAACGAAGACCGGCAGATGGTGCGCTTCTCCGAAGTGCTGATGACCCCCGAATACGACGAGCACAAGTCCACCGTGCCGCTGGCCCTGGGCCACGATATCGGCGGCAACCCGATCATCACCGACCTGGCGAAGATGCCGCACCTGCTGGTGGCCGGTACTACCGGTTCGGGTAAGTCGGTGGGCGTGAACGCCATGCTGCTGTCGATCCTGTTCAAGTCCACGCCGGAAGAGGCGCGGTTGATCATGATCGACCCGAAGATGCTGGAGCTGTCGATCTACGAAGGCATTCCGCACCTGCTCTGCCCGGTGGTCACCGACATGAAGGAGGCCGCCAACGCGCTGCGCTGGAGCGTCGCCGAGATGGAGCGGCGCTACAAGCTGATGGCGGCCATGGGCGTGCGTAACCTCGCCGGCTTCAACCGCAAGGTGAAGGACGCGGAGGAGGCCGGCACGCCGCTGACCGACCCGCTGTACCGCCGCGAAAGCATGGAAGACGAAGCGCCGCTGCTGCAGACCCTGCCGACCATCGTGGTGGTGGTGGACGAATTCGCCGACATGATGATGATCGTCGGCAAGAAGGTGGAAGAGCTGATCGCCCGTATCGCCCAGAAGGCGCGGGCCGCCGGTATCCACCTGATCCTGGCGACCCAGCGTCCGTCGGTGGACGTGATTACCGGCCTGATCAAGGCGAACATCCCGACCCGTATCGCCTTCCAGGTCTCCAGCAAGATCGACTCGCGCACCATCCTCGACCAGGGTGGCGCCGAACAGCTGCTGGGCCACGGCGACATGCTCTACCTGCCGCCGGGCACCGGCCTGCCGATCCGCGTGCATGGCGCCTTCGTCTCCGACGACGAGGTGCACCGCGTCGTCGAAGCCTGGAAGCTACGTGGCGCACCGAACTACATTGAGGACATCCTCGCCGGCGCCGAAGAAGGCGGTGGCGGTTCATTCGAAGGTGGCGGTGGCGGCGAAGGTGGCGAGGGCAGCGAGGACGACCCGCTGTATGACGAAGCCGTACGCTTCGTGACCGAAAGCCGCCGGGCGTCGATTTCCGCCGTGCAGCGCAAGCTAAAGATCGGCTATAACCGCGCCGCGCGGATGATCGAGGCCATGGAAATGGCCGGTGTGGTCACCCCGATGAATACCAATGGCTCGCGCGAAGTGATCGCGCCGGCCCCGATCCGTGATTGA
- the trxB gene encoding thioredoxin-disulfide reductase, with the protein MSEVKHSRLIILGSGPAGYTAAVYAARANLKPVVITGIQPGGQLTTTTEVDNWPGDVEGLTGPALMQRMEQHAKRFDTEIVYDHIHTAELQQKPFTLKGDSGTYTCDALIIATGASAQYLGMSSEEAFMGKGVSACATCDGFFYRNQVVCVVGGGNTAVEEALYLSNIAKEVHLIHRRDKLRSEKILQDKLFEKARNGNVRLHWNTTLDEVLGDNMGVVGVRLKDVDSGETRQLDLAGVFIAIGHKPNSDLFKGQLEMRDGYLKVKGGAEGNATLTSIDGVFAAGDVADHVYRQAITSAGAGCMAALDAEKFLDDN; encoded by the coding sequence ATGAGTGAAGTCAAGCATTCGCGCCTGATCATCCTGGGCTCCGGCCCCGCGGGTTACACCGCGGCCGTGTACGCCGCGCGCGCCAACCTCAAGCCTGTTGTCATCACCGGCATCCAGCCCGGCGGCCAGCTGACCACCACCACCGAGGTCGACAACTGGCCCGGCGACGTCGAGGGCCTGACCGGCCCCGCCCTGATGCAGCGCATGGAGCAGCACGCCAAGCGTTTCGATACCGAGATCGTCTACGACCACATCCATACCGCGGAGTTGCAGCAGAAGCCCTTCACCCTCAAGGGTGACAGCGGCACCTACACCTGCGACGCGCTGATCATCGCCACCGGCGCCTCGGCCCAGTACCTGGGCATGTCTTCGGAAGAGGCCTTCATGGGCAAGGGCGTTTCCGCCTGTGCCACCTGCGACGGCTTCTTCTACCGCAACCAGGTGGTCTGCGTGGTCGGCGGCGGCAACACCGCCGTGGAAGAGGCGCTGTACCTGTCCAACATCGCCAAGGAAGTCCACCTGATCCACCGCCGCGACAAGCTGCGTTCGGAGAAGATCCTCCAGGACAAGCTGTTCGAGAAAGCCAGGAACGGCAATGTGCGCCTGCACTGGAACACCACTCTGGACGAGGTGCTGGGCGACAACATGGGCGTCGTCGGCGTTCGCCTGAAAGACGTCGACAGCGGCGAAACCCGCCAGCTGGACCTGGCCGGCGTATTCATCGCCATCGGCCACAAACCCAATAGCGACCTGTTCAAGGGCCAGCTGGAAATGCGTGACGGCTACCTGAAGGTCAAGGGTGGCGCCGAAGGCAATGCGACCCTGACCAGCATCGACGGCGTCTTCGCCGCCGGCGACGTGGCCGACCACGTCTACCGCCAGGCGATCACTTCCGCTGGCGCTGGCTGCATGGCCGCGCTGGACGCCGAAAAGTTCCTCGACGACAACTGA
- the aat gene encoding leucyl/phenylalanyl-tRNA--protein transferase: MLKWLSRSNFDFPPLDKALHEPNGLLAAGGDLNPQRLIQAYRHGCFPWYQDGQPILWWSPDPRTVLFPDELHVSRSLAKFIRQQQYQVTIDQAFEQVIQGCAGPRDYADGTWITTPMQEAYCQLHRLGVAHSAEAWQGDELVGGLYGLAIGRLFFGESMFSRADNASKVAFVTLVQRLKAAGFVLIDCQMPTQHLHSFGARAISRGEFARYLRRHLDETPTQDWTSRADLLSLS, translated from the coding sequence ATGCTCAAGTGGCTTTCCCGCAGCAATTTCGACTTTCCTCCCCTCGACAAGGCCCTGCATGAGCCCAACGGCCTGCTCGCGGCCGGTGGAGACCTGAACCCGCAACGCCTGATCCAGGCCTACCGCCACGGGTGCTTCCCCTGGTACCAGGACGGCCAGCCGATCCTCTGGTGGTCGCCCGACCCGCGCACGGTGCTGTTCCCGGATGAACTGCACGTTTCCCGCAGTCTCGCCAAGTTCATTCGACAGCAGCAGTACCAGGTCACCATCGACCAGGCGTTCGAGCAGGTCATCCAGGGTTGCGCCGGCCCGCGCGACTACGCCGACGGCACCTGGATCACCACGCCGATGCAGGAGGCCTATTGCCAGTTGCACCGCCTGGGAGTCGCCCACTCGGCGGAAGCGTGGCAGGGCGATGAACTGGTCGGCGGACTGTACGGCCTGGCCATCGGTCGGTTGTTCTTCGGCGAATCGATGTTCAGCCGCGCCGACAATGCCTCCAAGGTCGCCTTCGTCACCCTGGTGCAGCGCCTCAAAGCGGCCGGCTTCGTGCTGATCGACTGCCAGATGCCGACCCAGCACCTGCACAGCTTCGGCGCCCGGGCTATTTCCCGCGGCGAATTCGCCCGCTACCTGCGCCGTCATCTCGACGAAACACCGACGCAGGACTGGACTTCGCGAGCGGACCTGCTCAGCCTGTCTTAA
- a CDS encoding arginyltransferase, with protein sequence MTELARLKFYATQPHPCSYLPEEQATTLFLDPSQPMDAQLYASLSEVGFRRSGEHLYRPHCQHCTACIPARIPAAGFQPSRQQKRIIKRNADLEVIRKRPAFTEEYYALYMRYIEQRHADGDMYPPSRDQFATFLVRDLPFSCFFEFRLQGRLLAVAVTDVLPNGLSAVYTFYDPDEERRSLGRFAILWQIGETERLGLHAVYLGYWIKNCRKMNYKTQYRPIELFVNQRWVALN encoded by the coding sequence ATGACCGAGCTCGCCCGCCTGAAGTTTTACGCCACACAACCGCATCCATGCAGCTATCTGCCCGAAGAGCAGGCCACCACCCTGTTCCTCGATCCCAGCCAGCCCATGGACGCGCAGTTGTATGCCTCGCTGTCCGAGGTCGGTTTCCGGCGCAGCGGCGAACACCTTTACCGGCCGCACTGCCAGCACTGCACTGCCTGCATCCCGGCGCGCATCCCGGCCGCCGGCTTCCAGCCCAGTCGCCAGCAGAAGCGCATCATCAAGCGCAACGCCGACCTGGAGGTCATCCGCAAGCGCCCGGCCTTCACCGAGGAGTACTATGCCCTCTACATGCGCTACATTGAGCAGCGGCATGCCGACGGTGACATGTACCCGCCCAGCCGCGACCAGTTCGCTACCTTCCTGGTGCGCGACCTGCCCTTCAGCTGTTTCTTCGAATTCCGCCTGCAAGGCAGGCTGCTCGCCGTCGCCGTGACCGACGTCCTGCCCAACGGCCTTTCCGCCGTCTATACCTTCTACGATCCGGACGAAGAGCGCCGTAGCCTCGGGCGCTTCGCCATTCTCTGGCAAATCGGCGAGACCGAAAGATTGGGCCTGCACGCGGTTTACCTGGGCTACTGGATCAAGAACTGCCGAAAGATGAACTACAAGACCCAGTACCGTCCGATCGAGCTTTTCGTCAATCAGCGCTGGGTGGCGTTGAACTGA
- the infA gene encoding translation initiation factor IF-1 — MSKEDSFEMEGTVVDTLPNTMFRVELENGHVVTAHISGKMRKNYIRILTGDKVRVELTPYDLSKGRITYRAR; from the coding sequence ATGTCGAAAGAAGACAGCTTCGAAATGGAAGGCACTGTCGTCGACACCCTGCCCAACACCATGTTCCGCGTGGAGTTGGAGAACGGGCACGTCGTTACCGCGCACATCTCCGGGAAGATGCGCAAGAATTACATCCGCATCCTGACTGGCGACAAAGTTCGCGTTGAACTGACGCCCTACGACTTGTCCAAGGGTCGTATTACCTACCGCGCTCGCTGA